The nucleotide window ggGGGGCCCAGGCCGGGcaggagcccattgtggggtaggggccgtcttataataataataataataataataataaaataataataataatgatggcattagttaagcacttactatatgcaaagcaccattctaagccctgggggggatacgaggtgatcagtttgtcccacggggggctcacagtcttcaccctcattttacagcggGGGTCCCAGGCCGGGCAGgagcctgctgtggggtaggggccgtctagtaataataataatagtaataataataataatgttatttgttaagtgcttactgtgcgcaaagcatcgttctaagcgctgggggagatacaagttgatcaggttgacccacggggggctcacagtcatcatccccattttatagcggGGGCCCCAGGCTGGgcgggagcccactgtggggtagggaccgtctctattaatattaataatgatgatgatggcatttgttaagcgcttactatgtgcaaagcaccgttctaagcgctgggggggatacgaggtgatcaggttgtccctcggggggctcccagtcttcatccccattttacagcggggccccatgctgggcaggagtggggtaggggccgtctctatatgttgccgacttgtaataataataataataataatcacatttgttaagcgcttactacgtgcaaagcactattctaagcgctggggggttacaaggtgatcacgttgtcccgcatggggctcccagccctcatccccattttatcaatcaatcaattgtatttattgagcgcttactgtgtgcagagcactgtactgagcgcttgggaagtacaggttggcaccatatagagacagtccctacccaacagggggctcacagtctaaaagggggagacggagaacaaaaccaaacatactaacaaagtaaaataaatagaatagataggtacaagtaaaataaataaataaatagagtgataaatacgtacaggcatatatacatctatacaggtgctgtggggaagggaaggaggtaagacggggtggggggggatggaggaaaccaaacatactaacaaaataaaataaatagaatagatatgtacaagtaaaataaataaataactagagtaatgaatatgtacaggcatatatacatctatacaggtgctgtggggaagggaaggaggtaagactgggtggggggatggaggaaaccaaacatactaacaaaataaaataaatagaatagatatgtacaagtaaaatagagtaataaatatgtacaggcatatatacatctatacaggtgctgtggggaagggaagggggtaagacggggtgggggggatggaggaaaccaaacatactaacaaaataaaataaatagaatagatatgtacaagtaaaataaataaataactaaatagagtaataaatatgtacaggcatatatacatctatacagatgctgtggggaagggaaggaggtaagacggggtgaggggatggaggaaaccaaacatactaacaaaataaaataaatagaatagatatgtacaagtaaaataaataaataaatagagtaataaatatgtacaggcatatatacatctatacagatgctgtggggaagggaaggaggtaagacggggtgaggggatggaggaaaccaaacatactaacaaaataaaataaatagaatagatatgtacaagtaaaataaataaataaatagagtaataaatatgtacaggcatatatacatctatacaggtgctgtggggaagggaaggaggtaagatggtggggggggatggaggaaggggctcagtttgggaaggcctccttcgtattcaatcaataggactgaatgaaggaaagctgtgtgtgtgtgtgtgtgtgtgtgtgtgtgtgtgtgtgtgtgtgaagcgcttagtgtagtgctgtgcacacagtaagcgctcaatcgatacgattgaatgaatgcttgcggTGAGGCCGTGGTGCCCCAGCCGCCGAGCCCGCTGTGCCGTAGGCGCCCTCTCAGCGGACCCCGaagccattcattctttcactcattgagtcggatgtactgagcgcctactgtgtacagagcactgcactaagcgcttggaacgcattcttagagaagccgcgtggctcagtggaaagggcccgggcttgggagtcagaggtcacgggttcaaatcccggccccgccaattagctgggtggctttgggcgagccacttcacttctctgttcctcagtgacctcatctggaaaatggggattgaggctgtgagccccccgagggacagcctgatcaccttgtaaccccccacccccagcgcttagaacagtgctttgcacatagcaagtgcttaacaaataccgttattataagcagcgtggctcagtggaaagagcctgggcttgggagtcagaggtcatgggttcaaatcctggctccgccaattgtcagctgggtgactttgggccgagtcacttcacttctctgggcctcagttccctcatctggaaaatggggattgacggtgagccctccgtgcgacaacctgatcaccttgtaacctcaccagcgcttagaacagtgctttgcacatagcgcttaataaatgtcattattattattattattattattctctgtgtctctgttacctcatctataaaatggggattaagactgtgagccccccgtgcaacaacctgatcaccttgtaacctccccagcgcttagaacagtgcttggcacatagtaagcgcttaatgaatgccattattattattctctgtgtctcagttacctcatctataaaatggggattaagactgtgagacccccccgtgcaacaacctgatcaccttgtaacctccccagtgcgtagaacagtgcttggcacatagtaagcgcttaacaaacgccattattattattattattattctctgtgtctcagttacctcatctataaaatggggattaagacggtgagccccccgtgcgacaacctgatcaccttgtaacctccccagcgcttagaacagtgcttggcacatagtaagcgcttaacaaacaccattattattattctctgtgtctctgttacctcatctataaaatggggattaagacggtgagccccccgtgcgacaacctgatcaccttgtaacctccccagcgcttagaacagtgcctggcacatagtaagcgcttaataaatgccatcattattattattacaagtcgccaacatgtagagacagtccctaccccacaacggactcacaggctAGATGTCGTCCGGGAGGGCTCAGCGCGGCGCTCACCAACTGCCGTTGGGTGAAACCGTGCCGCTGGCCCGCATAAcgccctgttcattcaatcgtatttattgagcgcttactgtgtgcagagcactggactaagcgcttgggaagtccaagttggcaacatagagagacggtccctacccaacagcgggctcacagtctagaagggggagacagacaacaaaacaaaacatattaacaaaataaaaggaatagaatagcaaatagcaaatatgtccaagtaaaatagagtaataaatctgcacagacatatatacaggtgctgtggggagggggccaaAGCGCCCACCTAAAGCTGGGCTCTTCTACAATCCCCGGCTTCCTCCTGTGCGCGGGGCACGGTTAATGTTCAGTACGTACCACGCGTTAGTGTTTTTCGTCCATTCAGTCGTTtccattgagcgctgactgtgtgcagagcactggactaagcgcttagaaaaacagcaaggttcagtggaaagagcccgggctttggagtcacaggtcatgggttcaaattccggctccgccagttgtcagctgggggactgggggcaagtcacttcacttctctgggcctcagcgacctcatctggaaaatggggatgaagactgtgagccccccgtgggacagcctgatcaccttgtaacctccccagagcttagaacagtgctttgcacattgtaagcgcttaataaatgccatcattattattattattcttattacaagtcggcaacatagagagatggtccctacccaacaatgggctcacggcgcttactttgtgcagagcactggaacaaGCGCTTTTAACGCCTCGCGCCTTTATTCTTCTCAAATGGAGACCGGCGGATAAAGCTCGGTCCTGCAGTCCCTTCCTAATGAGCCAGGCCCAGGGACCGCCCCTTCTTGGatctgtttactgagcgcttagtacagtgctctgcacacagtaagcgctcaataaatacgatcgatgatgatctgTCGGCCTTGGCTGCTGCTGAAAAATGGCAAAGAACTACCATTTCACGGTCCGTCactaatatttatcaagtgccagagtaccaacggagttggtagacgcgacccctgcccataaggagcgtaCAAGTCGatcggggagacggacgttaaaataGACTTTTCGAGGCAAATAAATCCCTacttacaaggaatttacagtcagcGGTGGAGGTGGGCATTAAAATAGGCTTCTTGATGCAAATAAATGATTTTAAATCTAAATAAACTCTGCCCGATTCGGCCCTCGCTTTCTGATACAGAGTCAGTTCTTACATAACACGTGTTATCGCTATGTGTTTTGGCCAGAGCGCCTTTGGGGAATTAGGGGATATTCTTCTGACAGTCAGGACACGCTATTGGGGGGTAGTCATCGGTTGTCATCGAtgggatttatcgagtgctttctaggtgccgagcactgtactaagggctcgggagaattcagtacaccagagtcggcagacacgttccccgctcacACCGAGCTTAAATGCTAATTTACAGTCTGCCATCACGGGAGTCTCCGGTGACGTGAGGGCCTTCAGGAAACACGACTCTCGCGGTTACACTGGAACTGTCGGAATGAGCCCCACTGATTGAAAAGGACAACGTGGGACAAgattaaagggagaaagagggatctTGTAAAGGCAGACcgccaccctttcccctctccctcggaagcctcctctttcctttctttgctATTTCTCTGAAGGTCCTAACTGTTGGTTTTGAGCCCCCAAACTGGCATGGCTGTATTTGTGCCTTGGAGACACCGCACACACGTGcacaaccatttttttttcctgggcatCGCGTGGCGCAGCCGGACAGAAGTGCATTTGTGGGGAGGTGGTTCCCTATTTCTTCAGATGCGTTCTAGCCAACGTGTGTAACGAGAACACTTACCGCGGTAGAACTGATGATCTCCTCTTCTTCTAGATAATATATAGGGGGGGATTTCAGATTTGTTCATGTAAGGCCAAATTCGGAAAATACTGTATCCGTCTGGAAATCTGATTCTGCTGTAACTTGTGTGCAGTCGGGGGCGTGGAGAGGGGAGGTTTCCCTCCGTGCAGAAGTCCTCACTAAAAAATACTCAGGTTGCAGTACCTAGCGTTATTGTGTTGCCCCATGGAGTAAGCTAAGACGGGGCTCGGTGGAGTTAGGGGAGTTGAAATAACTGGGAAGTTGTTGGAAGGAATTTTTCCAAAGCGGAGCCTGGTGtcccattcattcggtcatatttatcgagtgcttactttgtgcagcgcactgtactaagcgcttgggagagaacaatacaataaacacgcacgttccctccccacaacgagtttacggtctggtGTTTACAAGGCACAGAGAACACGAGGTCAAGGGCAAAAAGGGAGTGAATTTTACGAGCGGTCAGAATTCTTGGGCAGAGAAAAGGGAGCGGGATTCATTATGTGGGTAACAACTGACGCCGTTGTTTAGGGAGAAATTCGGGAAAAATTAAAGACAGGAGTAGTATAATAAAGACCTGGAAGTTTAGGAAAAAGCTGCCGAAACAGAAGGCAGATATATTTCTTCAAATGAGTGGagcaaaaaaaaattgaatttccGGTCTTTGTCAGCTTGTCACTTTTGCCTTTTAGCAACGTTTCTACACTTAATGATAATACTGTATGATCTGCGAATTGAATTTCCAATGTGCTGGTGGCATTACATCTCTAGTGCCTCTGGCACACACTAAAACTATGCTTTGTGTTTACAGTTCCTTGCCGAACATAAATTACTAGGAAACATAAAAAACGTGGCCAAGACAGCTAACAAGGATCACTTAGTAACAGCCTATAACCACCTTTTTGAGAGTAAGGTAAGCATCACTATTTTAAATCCAAATGATGGGAGGATCTTGATTTTCAAATGAAGTACACAAACGGAATGTTTGTCCTTGGAGATTCTAAGTAAAAATTTTTATCATCACTATCAAATaacttgagtgcttattatatatttAAGTATAGTGGGTGGAAATTTAAGGAGCTAACGCTCCAGGCTTTGCTCTGAAAGATTTATTTGTGGTATTgaaatttttcttcccttttataGTAGTTTCTTTCGTAGGTTACTTTCTTCCTGTTTGTGTGAAGTTTAACTGTTATAAAGATTGGTTCTCTCAAACATGGTGGGACCGAAAAATCTGGATTTTGGGTTTTCTAATGAGAACTGTTGGCCATGGTGAACCTGCGGATCGTTTTTCTTACAGCGTTTCAAAGGATCCGAGAGTGTGGGAAAAGTGTCAGAACAGGTGAAGAATGTGAAGCTTGATGACGAGAAATCTAAAGTCAAGCCTGAGGAGACTCAAGATGAGGTGTGTAGAGTGGCATTGGGAAATCTTGACTTTAgtgtagtatatatgtttgtaagggcCAAAATAAACAACTTCCAGCGGTCCTGAAAAGTCATTGCTGTACTAGAACAAGCTTCCCCTTTTGTTGTCTTGGTTTGAGAAATATGGGtttggaatttattttttttttccatttgaggGAAGTTAAACGGTCCTGCATATGGAGGTCAAATCAAGGGAAGCCTCCCTATTGTGTTTTGAATGACGGGTGTTCCTTTGTGAAGGGTGTCTTAATGACTGCGTGGATTAAGTCGGTGGTGTAAAGGAAAAAAGGTGATACAAGGTCTGTGTTTCTGCCCTTTCTTTAGGGTCCGCCAAAATATACAAAATCGATCCTCAAAAAGGGAGACAAAACCAACTTCCCCAAAAAAGGAGATGTCGTTCATTGCTGGTATACTGGAACACTACAGGATGGGACTGTTTTCGATACAAATATTCAAACTAGTAAGAGCCTCTGCAAGCatgttatgattgaatgaaagatgtgTGTGGTTTTGGGGGGGTGTGGAGCGGGAGGGGAAAACATTTGCCATTCTGTTCAGCACAGACCTGTACTTCCTACACACGGCCCAGCCTCCTGTGGTGGCTTCAGGCATGCATTCCTTGGTTCCTTTCATCATCACCCTCGTTGCCACCTTTCCCGTGTCCCGTCCAGATCCCTCCTCTTCGCCCTTTAGGCAGAGGGCCGCTCTGTTGGTGTAAGGTTTATGCTTCCAGAGGATGAGTCCCCTTCCAGAACCTGGGTCCAAGTTTCAAGGGTGGGTtttgcggggtgggggtggggttcttaatggtatttattaagcccttactacatgccaagcattgttccaagctctggggtagaatacacgttggaaacagtccctgtctcacgtggggttcccagtctatgccggagagagaacaggtactgaacccccactttacagatgaggaaacggaggcacagagaagttagggacatgcccaagggctcgcaactggcagggctgggattagcgaAGTACCCTGTGGCATTGTGTATCGTCAGTGGAGCCTTTTACTTTTACTGTTTTCACCTGTAATTTTACAACGCTGTCTTTCAGGTTCCAAGAAGAAGAAAAGCGCCAAACCTTTAAGTTTTAAAGTTGGAGTGGGGAAAGTCATCCGAGGGGTAAGTACACTTGACTTACGTAAGAAAGTCTTGGGCCTTCTGACACTGTCACGAATTctgaagtggtgaagcagggtgaTCACTCTCTTCTAGGAAAAACTATCTCCATTGTGCAACTGGTGTATTGCCAGGGTTATCACGGGAGAGCAGCACCGAAGGCTTCTCCAAGCTGGAAAGGGAGGAAGCTGGCTTAGGGTCCTGAAAGGGCTCCACGCGGCGACTGGGAAAAGTGGGCGGAAGACACGAGGTGCCGCTGACCGGGGATTAGCTAGCCGGCCCCGGCCTCCCATTTGCCAAGACTTGCAGCACCGCCTCAATCTGACTTGGCCTCCCAAGGGGAGGCACGTAGGTGGACTGGGCCCGTACCCAGGACCGCCGCCACCGTTGCTGCACGCCGCTGTCCCGAAGGAAGTGGCAACACTGAGGGCCCGGACCTAGGAGTTGTGGCATCAGCGGAGGCCGTGCTTCCCGTCTGCCTGCCTTCCTGCTGCGTTCTCGGCattcctcaaaccccctgcctgCCGTCCTCTCCCCCTATGAGCAGCCTAACAGTTAAAACGTGAACTACCGCCCCTGGTCCCGGGGTCCCCACCCTCAACACAGCAGTGCAGATGGAGAGGGATACGACTGGTGGAGCTGCCAGGTGCTTGAAGTGTCAGCTAAGCGTATGCAACACTGGCCCACGTTTTCTGATGGAACTGCAGGGTGTTAAGAACCACCCTGttcaataaagaaaaaaaaaaggtcatttaGTGGTTCTTAACATTTCTCACTTTTATCCTAATCTCCACCATTCCCAGATCGATATACTGTATTTGGGCAGATTACAGTGTGGAAGGTTTGGCCGCTCGTAAAGGCGTTGCGAAGAGCTTATTAGGTgggagttttttttcccccctccctcctggag belongs to Tachyglossus aculeatus isolate mTacAcu1 chromosome 14, mTacAcu1.pri, whole genome shotgun sequence and includes:
- the FKBP3 gene encoding peptidyl-prolyl cis-trans isomerase FKBP3, giving the protein MAAAAAVPARAWSAEQLRSDGLPKKDIIKFLQDHGSDSFLAEHKLLGNIKNVAKTANKDHLVTAYNHLFESKRFKGSESVGKVSEQVKNVKLDDEKSKVKPEETQDEGPPKYTKSILKKGDKTNFPKKGDVVHCWYTGTLQDGTVFDTNIQTSSKKKKSAKPLSFKVGVGKVIRGWDEALLTMSKGEKAHLEIEPEWAYGKKGQPDAKIPPNAKLIFDVELVDID